The segment GCCGGCGGAAACCACTCGGTGGCCTCAAGGAGCCGCGTCGTGTCCTCGTACTGCTTCCGGGTGCCGCCGGGGATCTCGACGGTGACGATGACAGCCATGGCGCTGCTCCTGTACGGGGACGGGGATGAGGGTCGGGGGGATCCCGACCAGCACACCAGCGAGCAGGGCACCCCGCACGGCAGCACGCCCCGAACGAGCTACGCGGCCGTCAGCCGGCGGGAAGGACCTCCACACCCCGCGCCGTGAGCTGCTCGACCACCGGGTCCCGCGGGTCGGCGTCGGTGATCAGCCCACTGATCTCTTCCCAGGGCAGGACACGGAACCGCGAAGCCGTGCCGATCTTCTCGGAGGAGGCGAGGACGTAGGTGTCCGCCGCCCGTGCCGCCAGGGCCCGCTTCATCGCGGCCTCCTCGGCGTCGCCGGTGGTCAGTCCCGCGTCGGGGTGCACGCCGGTGACACCGAGGAAGCAGAGGTCGGCGGAGACGTTCTGCGCGGCCTCGACGGCGGCCGCACCGCAGGCGACCGCCGAGTGCTTGTAGATGCGGCCGCCGATGAGGAAGACCTCCACCTGTGGATGGTCGATCAGGGCGGCGGCGATCGTCGGACTGTGCGTGATCACCGTGCAGGCCAGATCCTGCGGGAGCG is part of the Streptomyces sp. NBC_00250 genome and harbors:
- a CDS encoding DeoR/GlpR family DNA-binding transcription regulator, whose product is MLAAERRDHLLELLAREGKIVAKDVAAELGISEDSVRRDLRDLASEGLCQRVYGGALPVSPAVADYRSRQSVAPDGKRKVAEVAAGLVRPGGALILDGGTTALAVVHALPQDLACTVITHSPTIAAALIDHPQVEVFLIGGRIYKHSAVACGAAAVEAAQNVSADLCFLGVTGVHPDAGLTTGDAEEAAMKRALAARAADTYVLASSEKIGTASRFRVLPWEEISGLITDADPRDPVVEQLTARGVEVLPAG